The genomic DNA AGAAGCGATCCAGAATCGCTTGAGGAAGTTTTGTTAATTGAAAAAGAATATCTTGAGAAGTATTGGGAAGCAAAAATAGTAATCGTAACTTCTAAAGAAAAACCTTATTTTAGAATAGTCTCGCCTCCTTATTTTTCAAAAGAAAAAAAGGAAGGATGGCCAATACCAGTTTTAAATTGGCTTCCTTTAGAAGACGATCCAGATCTTGGAATAGATCCAAAGACAATAAAAGAGTTTAATAAGTTAGTTAAGCAATACTACGAAAAATAAGTTAATTTCTAGATATCCTTATTAGGCCAGAAGAGGGAATAATTTTTATTCTTCGTTTTTCTAATTTATCTAAGAAAAGATTAACTCCTAAAGAATCAGAGGACATGTGTCCCGCAATTAAAACATTTAGATAATTTTTTTCAGCTTCTTTGCGGTGTTCTTCTGAAGCATGCATTCCAATAACTGTTCCAACGCCGGCTTTTGCCAACCATTCGTATATTTTTGGATTACCCTCTGTGCCTCCTGTAATTTCTGTTAAAGCAATTTTTCCACAGTAATTTTCTTTTTTTCCAGCAAATAAAGTTGGTCCTTGTTTTTGCTCTTTTGCCCTTTGATATTCTGGGATTTTTTCGAATTCTTCCATCAGCTCTTCTACTCTTTCAAATTTCTTTCTTTCCATTTTTTCTCTTAAAAAATTTGCAGCTAAATTATCACAGACAGTATGTGCGCACATTAAATTAACTCCCAATATTTTTGCTGCATCCCCAACTCTCTGTGTGTTTCGCGGTGAAAGACTCCTAAAAACCTCAGAAGTTCTTGGTTCAAGAAGTTTTTCCGCTACGTTTATAGGAATGCCGTATTCAGAAAGAACATCGGCTTGTAGTTCCATAACCTCAGAAAGTCCGGCAAGAGCATTTCCTAAAGGATGATGAGAAATTACAAGGTCTGCTTTAATCTCTTTAGCTAATAACAAGTCAGCGACTTCAATATCAATACCAACAAGAATTTTTTTTATTTCTTTATCTTTTGATGTGTTCAAAATTCTTGTGTCAGAGTATGGATTTTCTAAGCTTTCTTTATCAAAATATTTTTTATCTTTTTCTTCTAACTTTTTGAATTTATTTTTTCTTGTTTCTAAAATTTTTTTGATTTTTTCTTTCTTACGAAAGTCAGCTTCTGTGCCCAATTTTACTGCCAAGTTATATATTTCTTTTATTTTCATGTAATTTTTATTTTATATTAATTTTTGAGACTATTTTTTCTATTTCACTATAAGATAGGGGATTTTCTGGTAATTTTACTTCCCAATCTTCCTTACTATCCCTTGAAATTTTTGTTTTCATTCTTATTATTTCGCCATCCTTTATCTTTATATCAGTAATTATCTCGTCTTTCAATGTTTTTATTTCATCTTTTTCCTGAATATAATATAAAAGCATATTTTTACCTTTTACTTTTTTTATTTTACTATTTATGACAATTGAATTTTGAAGGTTGGCGCTTTTAATTTCTGAATTTAAAATCACAGAGTTTTTGGTAATGCCTTTGGTTTTTGAATTTACAAAAAGAGAATTATTTTTAAAATACTTTTCAACACCGAAAAATAATCTTGCCACTTTTCCTTCTTTTGATTTTTCTATTATTTTTAAAATATTTTTATAATAGCAAGAAATATTTCCATAATCCCAAAAAATCGTATTCTTTCCTAAGTCTTTTGCAGAAATTATATTTTTATTTCCTGTATTTAAAATAAATCTTTTTTTAAAATTATTAATCCTTTCCCAATAATTTTTACCTTCTTTTGGTTTTTCTATTGTTATTGGCATCCACAAACCCGGATCGGTGTCAATTTTTTTATTTTTATTTTCAAGATCTTTTGAAAATTCTTGAAGTAGTGACTTAAGAAATTCTAAGTTTATCGAAAAGCAGCCAGCGCTTTTTAAAAAACCTATTTTCCCATTTTTCTCTTTTAGAGTTCCTTTCCTTTTTATTTTTATTATTTCTTGCCATGATAATTTATCACGCTGTAATGCATTTTCTTTTTGCGGGATTAAAATTCCATACATTTTCCAATTTTCTTCCCATATTTTTTTTGAAAGTTTAATTCTTTGTTTCACGCCAAAAATTTCAACAGGGGATTTAGTTTCAATTTTTGATATTCTTGAAGGAATTATTATTTGATCTCCCCAAAAGACACACAATCTGCCTTCTCTGCTTTTTGCAAAAATCTGAGTCG from Candidatus Paceibacterota bacterium includes the following:
- a CDS encoding NGG1p interacting factor NIF3, whose product is MKIKEIYNLAVKLGTEADFRKKEKIKKILETRKNKFKKLEEKDKKYFDKESLENPYSDTRILNTSKDKEIKKILVGIDIEVADLLLAKEIKADLVISHHPLGNALAGLSEVMELQADVLSEYGIPINVAEKLLEPRTSEVFRSLSPRNTQRVGDAAKILGVNLMCAHTVCDNLAANFLREKMERKKFERVEELMEEFEKIPEYQRAKEQKQGPTLFAGKKENYCGKIALTEITGGTEGNPKIYEWLAKAGVGTVIGMHASEEHRKEAEKNYLNVLIAGHMSSDSLGVNLFLDKLEKRRIKIIPSSGLIRISRN